The DNA region cccctgtaATTGACCCAGAAccactggctgagttactgacgtcctcaaagcttgatttaaagacttcaagttccagagaattcaccatttactccagttcaaaccagcaaatgacccagaccccatgctgcagagggagggaacCCCCCTCTCCAGGGTGTCTAGCAAACTGacttggggaaaattccttcctgaccccaaatatggcgatcagttagactctgagcatgtgggcaagacccaccagccagactcctgggaaagaattctcggGTGTAACTCAAAGccctcagagcccttcccatctagtgtcccatcaccagccgttggagatatttgctgctagcaatTGCAGATCGGCTTCATGCGTTGTAGGCAGTCCCACCATACCCTcctttccataaacttatcaaactcagtcttgaaacaCGTTAGGTTCCCCTCCACCCCGCTTCCCTTGGAaagctgctccagaacttcacacCTCATCTGACCCATCCTCCAACCCAGAGGCGACTTTCTAATATGCCTGGGGGTGCTTGATCCCCACTCTATCCCATACCTCGCAGGCTAGAAGAACAATaccttgtacttttccattcaGTGGACAGCTACTTTCCATCTTGTAATCTctgagcactttgcaaacatcagGGTGAATTCAGCCTTATGCAGGAAGCTGGCAAAAAAGCCACGGTACCACTTCAGGCCCACTTAAGCCTTCAAAATaggcattttataaatggggaaactgaggcacagagctttaCCCTataacagaacccagctctcctggctcCTATGCCTGTTCCTTAACCACCAAAGTTTAAATTTGGTAGTTAGAGTTAGTGTCTCTACTATGCTGAGAGCCACTTGTTGCAGATGGATATACTGGCAAAGAGCCAGTTACACTCGTCTGATTTCACGGACCAATCTGCATCAGCCATTGGCCTGGGCCTTTGTGGGAGCTAGAGCATCTTAgcggctgctctaatttatgccagctaGCTGTGATGCCTATGGGATCATTCACCAGGTGAAGATTAGTGGACTCTAGTTGCCCCTTCTTGCCCCCAACACACCAATTACATTGGAGAGAGGTGGACAATGTAAGAGCTGCCTATGACGGAGAtatcttctcctctcctctcaaaCTGGAacggaccttgaaaggtcattgagtccagtcccctgccttcactagcaggaccaagtactgattttgccccagatctgtaaatggccccctcaagcattgaactcacaatgctgggtttagcagaccaatgctccaaccactgagctatccctcccattgTTATACCAGCTGTGTTCCCTCAACTAGGGGAGTTTTCAGCTGGACCATCGCAGTCAGATTCTAGCTCCTTTGAGCTGCTTAAGCGGTACATAGGAGCCACTACTCAGAAGAGAACCTGGCCTTTTGCCTTTAAATATGCCCATACCTGTTTTCTTTATGTGATACTGATGACGGCATAAAAGAATCACAGAAAAACTTCTTTTCAGCAaagcaaaaatgatttttaataacaATCTACCAAACAAAACCTGACCCGTTAATAGATCTAGGAAAGTATCCTCCAGTGCCATCAAACGTTGGTTGCATTTATTATCTGTCACACAGGTGGGATTCCACAGAGTTTCTGCAGAGCAGCCCAGTGCAAGGCTACAAAGGGTATGGTGTAAAAGGTACAGAGAACACCTGACACACAAATATCATATGGTGAGTAAATTAAAGCATTAAATCATAAAGAGCAATgtcagagggagagggaggttaACTGCTTCAGGGAAGGGAGAATAATGTGCATTATTAGACGATGTTTCAAAGAGATCATGGGCTGATGCACAGATAAAAGAAGGCTGTTCCACATGGCAGGAGCTGCGCAGAAGGAGCCACTCACGCCAACAGCTGGGTGATGGTGACAAGGGCCAGAAAGGCCTGTGTTAGGAGAATGGAGGGAGCCAAAAGGGGAGCAGACTGATGAGAGAGAGCAAATCCCGGAAGATTCCTCCTATACAGAATCACAATCCAGTTTAATCAGGAGTCATTTCTTAAAGTAGACAGCTACAATCCCAGACACAAAGAAACAGTCTTCCACACAACTCAGCTCCTCTCTTTGTCTCCCCTGTttaccagccccccccccccaccgcctcAGTTTGCAACTCTACACAACACAGAGAGACATCTAGTGGCAGAATAACTTCTTGGAGGAAACCATGGGGAtaggccctgctttgagcagggcgttggactagatgacctcccaaggtcccttccaaccctgatattctatgattctatgttacagatggggtggggtggggttacCCACCAGGAGGGCAGTTTTGAACTGGGtcctgaaatgaatggggagcccagggagttgtCTGAGAATGCAGATGGTGAGCTCACACATCTTGCAGAGGAGAAGCCAGCATATCCTGGAGTTCTGGCAGCTTGGATTTGGGAAGGGAGGGAATTGTACAAGTCCAGGCAAAACAGGAAGTGGGATTTCAGCAGAACAGGGGCCGAGGCACCAGCTGGGTGGCAGTGAGAAGATCTGCAGAtgtgggaagagaaggaggaccCAGGGTCTAGGATCATGAATCTGAACAGAAGAGACAAAAGAGACCCTTGGGTCAAAGAAGGAGCGAGAGGGGCGGAGCTTGGCTGGGCAATGCCGCTCTTGCCCAAGGGGGAGCACAGCCCCGTCTGTCCAGGAGATGGTGCTGAAGCTGGGAGTCTGCCCGCTCAAGGCACGCAGAGAGGGGGATGATGGAGGGGTTAAAAATGAATGCAGAGAAGCGGAAACTATATAAAAAGTGTCACCACGGCTAAACAGGAAGTGGCTGAGAGGGAAGTGGGAGCTTGACCAAGAGGAAGAGGTGTAACCAGATGTGGTGAGAGAGATGTGATTGCAAGCAGAGGCACTCTGGCAGAAGAGAGCCAGGGAtggctgcctggctaaggcaatGGGGTAGGAAGAGGTAGAATGATCCACAGGGCTGGAAGCTGCTCTGAGGTGAAGTCTGGAGCCCAGGCACTtggttataataataataaccttCCCTAGTGCTTATCTCACACTTTCCATCTgttgatctcaaagcaccttgAAGAGGAGCTCAGTCCCAATGTCCCCTGTTTACAGATGtagaagcaacttgcccaaagtcacccagcaggctgcGGGGGCACTGGGAACAGACAAGGCTTCTAAGTCCCAAACCAGAGCCTTTTAGCAGGCCATACTGCCTCTCCTGCTACAATGAAcccagggccaggatttcaaaaTCGAGGTGAGGGGATGCTCCCTTCACCAGCAGCAGACAGTGAAGGGCTGGTGAGAGTCTCATAATTTTGCCTACGAATTTTACTTCCTTTTTCACCATTGAGATCGCGACCAATGTGACATGCCCCAtcgtgatagactcaaagagatCAAGCTAGGtagcataacaaagagaaggttcaggggtgacttgatcacagtctaaaagTTCCTGCCTtgggagaaaatatttaataatgggatcttCGATCTAGCAGAGAAGGGTCTAACactatccaatggctggaagttgaagctagaccaattcagactggagATCAGAtgtaacatttttaacagtgagagtaattagtcaatttaccaagggtcatggtagattttCCATCAGTGGCAAGATTTAAATCAAGAGGGGAGGTtattctaaaagatctgctctaggaattattcggggggcagttctctggcctgtgttatcctaGTGTGACACTGACTAGAAACATCTGTAGGAAAGGAAACATTATAGAGACTGGCTGGGATTGCACCAGAACCCCTTTCTGCAGAATAGCTTCCTCCTGCCTCGCCTGGCCATAGGTGGCAGCACTGTTCAGCCCAATCCAACGCCTAAGACCACACAGTAGAAGACGCTGCATCTTCCAAGAGATGTGCCAGGTGACAGAACCCCAGTATGAAAGGCAACAGAGAAGCTATTTGTTCAGAAGTTTTGAGGCAAAGCCTGGCTGATAGGATACATCGTTAACCCCAATGTACAGAAGGTGTCGGTCTCTGGCTGGGCAAATCTGAGCAGGTTCTTCAGGGTTAAAGCCCGTCTTTTCCCGGCACATCACAGTCCAGCTCTAAGAAAGGCCCCAGTCCTCTTACCCCATCAGTGAGGACCTGACTTGGGTGCCGGCTTCCCACTCACGTTGCACAAGGAGCTCTCGCAGCAGGTAGTGGAGTAGGAAGCTATGCCCAGATTGATATTGAACTGTGGGCAGGTTGGGGAACATTTCTTGGTGATTCGCCTCCTGGCTGTCCACATGCCTTAAccaaggagaagaaagagaaaactaTTATTAAAAGGTCTTTCCCGGAGGTCTGAAAACCTGTTCAGGAAAGGATTTAGATCTGATTTCCAGGAGTCTCTAGGAGACTACAGTAAAATTATCCCTCCATTCACCACTCTCTCAACCTTCCCATCCCCATCTCTCATTGGGATCTGGATTTCATACCCTTCAAAGGTTGGGGTGCTCATTCAGCCTTAGTAAGGTTCTCCACCTTTCTAACATGCGTCTCCTGCTAGGTCCATAAATCCTAGACCTGTCCCCTAGCAAAAGCCACTATGAAAAATTTGTACAAAACCCACTGTTCTCCACTCTCCAGGAGTTATTCCCTAGTTCCCAGTCAGTGATCCTAGCACTTACCAATCCCTGCATAACCAACAGTCGTCAGGCAGTGCTTGTCCACATCCGAGCACTTTCTGATCTTCAGACAGCTCCAGTTGATGGATTCGTTTTCGCACGTGAAGCACCACAGTGAGTCAACTGTGGAAGGGAGACACAGAGGAGTTAGACATGTAGTTAGAGGAGACACAGAGGAGTTAGACCACTCCGGCAGCCCAGCTCTCTCATTTACTGTACTGTAAGCCAGGAGTTAGCCCACTGATGCCCGTGCAGTGAGAGGAGAACTGAGCCCACAGTTCTAAATCAATCCACCCACCCTGCAACAACTGCCCTTTAGCCGTGCTCCCAAACTGTTGTAAAACTACCCTCTCACACTGGATCTGGGGATGAGGAAAGCGTTCAGTGCGTCGTACCACCAGAGCAAAGCTTTGAGAGAAAAGATGTCCTTGTGATTAAAGGTAGAGGAAGCCAGGAGAGACAGGTTCTTCCATGAACTTTGTTTGTGACCATCACTAATGCACTAAGGGCTGATTGGAAGCTCAGTGAGGACCATGGGCATCTTTCCACTGACGCATTGTCAAGCCACCAACAGCTGGGTAAGAGCCTGCGGCCCAGGCAGAAGGGGTCTCAAACCAGCAAGAAGCAGCTCAAGGAGTTGCTCTGCGAAAGGGCTGGAGGCAGATGAGAAATACAGTGAGCTGGCCAGAGTCACGAGACGGGGCAAATCACTGCAGGCTCTGAGCGGCTTTCAACGGGGGGTACTGAATCAAAGAGGCTGCCACACGCCCACCTAGCCACAAGGGGGGGCACTCTCTGGTAAGCGACCCCTTACATGCTCTCACTATTTACCTGTGCAACACCTGGCACGAGGGGGCTCTGCCCTAGGTTGGCGCCTCTAGGTGCAACTGtataacagaaataataaaaatgccaAAACAAGCCCGCTGGGACACCTAACCAAACCAAAGCCCACTAGAAACACCCACAGCCTGGAGCAAACCGCTCCTTAAAATCACCATACCGACCGGAAAAAGAAATGACGTGAACTAACTAGACAGCTGCACCCGCCcagggcagggtgaccagacagcaaatgtgaaaaatcaggacaggggtgggacctatataagaaaaagacccaaaaatcaggattgtccctataaaatcaggacatctggtcaccctagcccaggcccacacactgaagtcaatgggagatttgccagtGACTTACACAGGAATAGAGTCAGCCTCCAAGCCAGAATTAATATGCAGCAGCGCCTGGATTTGTGCCCTGCACTTAGCCCACAGAAGCTTTTAAACAATACTGGGTTTGAGTTATTGGAGCACAGAAACCTCCCTGAAAAACGCCCTCCTCAGGGATGAGGGTGGAAACTTCTTCCTCTTTTCTCACATCAAAAACATTCACTTCTGGGCTGAGCTCGAGCCTCGGTCCCCATCGGCTCGCAGGAGAATGAGTGGAGACAACTGAGAGAGGGTCTTTCCCACAACACCGCTCCTCGCCCGCCGCATCTCTGCTGCACACGCTATGACGGTGCCTCATATTTTTGTTCCTAGCCCAGAGGTGAAGATGCTCCCCTGATTCCCCATCTTCTGGATGGGGTTGTACAGGGGCCACAAAATCCATGAAAACCCTTCGCTGGACTGGGGGATGTTACACctggggggcagtgggaggggatTTGAGTCCTGCCCCTGCAGGATGAGTGCCCCTGAAGAAGCAGCTCCTACCCCCAGAGGTGTAATGGAGGTGGGGGCAGttgggtgctgcccctggcttGTGGGAGATCACAGCAGCGTATCTTATACTGCAAGACCAGCCCGGCTCCCTGCTCCAACCCACTGGTTCTCCCCAAGGTGCACCTGTGGGGCCCTGTCACCATGCTGCCCCGCCCCCTTCCTTGCCCTGGTGCTGTTGGTGCTCCtagctgggccaggctgggtctGGTGggccagcagcaccccctggGCCCCCACTTGCTCAGGATTTTGTTTGTCTAGCAGCACAGGAGCCTCTCTCGACGTCTCACCTTGCTGTGCACACAGGACGACAGCCAACAAGACAGCCAGGACAAGCTTCATCTTCTCTGGATCTTGGCAGCGTCCTGGTGTGAACAGCTTCTCCCAGGGCAGGATATAAATCTCCCTGGTTGGATTTGGTGACTAGGGAGACAGCAATTTTGAAGGCTGGGTCCTGCTGGGCTGGGACAACACTCGGGTTGGGAGGGGTGGAATGTGCGTGGGAGGCTCAGTTCTGTCTCATCCTGTCCTGGCAGGGTGGTGTGATGGGCCCGCTGCAGAGTGAAAGGTCCTGACCCTTGACTGCTTTTGTTTCTATATGGTGCCCTTTTGCCAGGAGCAACCAGGGCCAGGCTCAGTGTGTAGGGGCTCCGCTGAGCATTACAAAAGAGACTTGGGTCGAACCCGCAGCCGGTAGTCTGGGAAAACAAAGCACCACACCCCGGGCACTTCTAGGAAGCAATTTtgccccactcacaagcacagaatcTGGGTATAACAAAAGAAAACGTATTAAAAGGCAGAGGGAATCCGGCACTAATGTGGGAAAACATCACCACCACAATTCCAAAGCATGCAAGCCATAAATAAACACCCACCCACAGTACTTTGGGTAgcgtcctttgcctcagtttc from Chelonoidis abingdonii isolate Lonesome George chromosome 2, CheloAbing_2.0, whole genome shotgun sequence includes:
- the LOC116815140 gene encoding lymphocyte antigen 6E-like, coding for MKLVLAVLLAVVLCAQQVDSLWCFTCENESINWSCLKIRKCSDVDKHCLTTVGYAGIGMWTARRRITKKCSPTCPQFNINLGIASYSTTCCESSLCNVSGKPAPKSGPH